In the genome of Pseudomonas bubulae, one region contains:
- a CDS encoding response regulator transcription factor, which translates to MNPVAVSPSRLLTIEDDPVLGAYLHEQLGRCGFDVIWCQNGLEGLARARQEHFDVVLMDILLPGMNGLQVLTQLRQTHALPVILMSALGAEADRISGFQLGADDYLPKPFSMAELRVRIQAILRRVALDRMPGAPTVQELPPAESGLLFDDEACDVRRGEQWAGLTRSEFRLLDTLQRNADEVLSKAFLYQQVLQRGYAAHDRSLDMHISQIRRKLKTIGYYQHEVRTVWGKGYVLSASDAP; encoded by the coding sequence ATGAATCCCGTAGCTGTTAGCCCCTCGCGCCTACTGACCATTGAAGACGACCCCGTTCTGGGCGCCTATCTGCACGAGCAACTGGGGCGTTGCGGGTTTGACGTTATCTGGTGCCAGAATGGCCTGGAAGGTCTGGCCCGTGCCCGCCAGGAGCACTTTGACGTGGTGCTGATGGATATCCTGCTGCCCGGCATGAATGGCTTGCAGGTGCTGACGCAACTGCGTCAGACCCACGCTTTGCCGGTGATCCTGATGTCGGCGCTGGGTGCCGAGGCCGACCGTATCAGCGGTTTCCAGCTGGGCGCCGATGATTATTTGCCCAAGCCGTTCAGCATGGCCGAACTGCGGGTGCGCATTCAGGCCATCCTGCGTCGCGTGGCCCTGGATCGCATGCCTGGCGCCCCAACGGTGCAGGAACTGCCACCGGCCGAGAGCGGTTTGCTGTTCGACGACGAGGCGTGCGATGTGCGCCGGGGCGAGCAATGGGCCGGGTTGACCCGCAGCGAGTTCCGTCTGCTCGATACCCTGCAGCGCAATGCCGACGAAGTGTTGAGCAAGGCCTTTCTCTATCAGCAGGTCTTGCAGCGCGGCTATGCAGCCCATGACCGCAGCCTGGACATGCATATCAGCCAGATCCGGCGAAAGCTCAAAACTATCGGCTATTACCAGCATGAAGTACGCACGGTGTGGGGCAAGGGCTATGTCCTTAGTGCCAGCGATGCCCCGTAA
- a CDS encoding sensor histidine kinase has translation MPRKVPGKNSVFWKLACLLVVFCLLMIWLSWSWGRYMDKRTGFLSEQAHGTLVRYAGEAERAWESAQQAGVDQWLQGIGHREPGWVGVIGQDLQSLSSYPLSDRESERLTFLRGLDWPISHIKTARPWIKVPFPRDPSAGSLVIELPQRFMPGRSQVIWRIVTNGVIPGLLTLLLCVGLYRVLIVPLNHLREQANAWRADQLGARLSSQITSRQDELGELARAFDQMSERLQSTVSQQQQLLRDLSHELRTPLSRLRVACDSEQGGEALRERLGREVDGMQRLVEDTLQLAWLDAERGPLPVEDIQVQALWEMLTENARFESGWPQSRLPCLVDEHCWVRGHLNSLAQAMENILRNAIRHSPPEGIVSLDGRREGNMWHLWLDDQGAGVAPEELERIFAPFTRLDGSRPGDGGFGLGLSIARNALRLQGGSLWAENHGGGLRVHVRLLAGHAA, from the coding sequence ATGCCCCGTAAGGTGCCCGGCAAGAATTCGGTGTTCTGGAAGCTGGCGTGTTTGCTGGTGGTTTTCTGCTTGCTGATGATCTGGCTCAGTTGGTCCTGGGGTCGCTATATGGACAAGCGCACCGGCTTTTTGTCCGAGCAGGCCCACGGCACCCTGGTGCGCTATGCCGGTGAGGCCGAGCGCGCCTGGGAGAGCGCTCAGCAAGCCGGCGTCGACCAGTGGTTGCAGGGCATTGGGCACAGGGAGCCGGGCTGGGTCGGGGTGATTGGTCAGGACCTGCAGTCGCTGAGCAGCTACCCGCTGAGTGATCGAGAAAGTGAGCGGCTGACCTTTTTGCGCGGCCTGGACTGGCCCATCAGCCATATCAAGACGGCGCGGCCATGGATAAAGGTGCCCTTTCCCCGCGACCCGTCGGCGGGCAGCCTGGTGATCGAGTTGCCGCAACGCTTTATGCCCGGGCGCTCCCAGGTGATCTGGCGGATTGTCACCAACGGCGTAATTCCTGGCTTGTTGACCCTGTTGCTGTGCGTGGGCCTGTACCGCGTGCTGATCGTGCCGCTTAACCATCTTCGCGAACAGGCCAATGCCTGGCGGGCTGATCAACTGGGGGCGCGGCTATCGAGCCAGATCACCAGCCGCCAGGACGAACTGGGTGAGCTGGCGCGGGCGTTCGATCAGATGTCCGAGCGCTTGCAGAGTACGGTCTCGCAACAGCAGCAATTGCTCCGCGACTTGTCCCATGAGCTGCGCACGCCCTTGAGCCGTTTGCGGGTAGCCTGTGACAGCGAGCAGGGGGGCGAGGCCTTGCGTGAGCGCCTGGGCCGTGAAGTCGACGGCATGCAACGGCTGGTCGAAGACACCTTGCAACTGGCCTGGCTGGATGCCGAGCGCGGGCCGCTGCCGGTGGAAGACATTCAGGTGCAGGCGCTGTGGGAGATGCTCACCGAAAACGCCCGCTTTGAAAGTGGCTGGCCGCAATCGCGACTGCCTTGTCTGGTGGATGAGCATTGCTGGGTGCGCGGGCATCTCAACAGCCTGGCTCAAGCCATGGAAAATATCCTGCGCAATGCCATTCGCCATTCACCACCCGAGGGTATCGTCAGCCTTGATGGCCGGCGCGAAGGCAATATGTGGCACCTGTGGCTCGATGACCAGGGCGCAGGTGTGGCACCTGAAGAACTGGAGCGGATCTTTGCGCCTTTTACCCGCCTTGATGGCTCGCGTCCCGGCGATGGCGGCTTTGGTCTGGGCCTGAGTATTGCGCGCAATGCCCTGCGGCTGCAGGGTGGCAGTTTGTGGGCAGAGAACCACGGCGGCGGGTTGCGGGTGCATGTTCGTTTGCTTGCCGGACATGCCGCGTAA
- the cysM gene encoding cysteine synthase CysM, whose product MTLQYPTIADCVGNTPLVRLQRLAGNTTNTLLLKLEGNNPAGSVKDRPALSMIARAEARGQIQAGDTLIEATSGNTGIALAMAAAIKGYKMILIMPDNSSAERKAAMTAYGAELILVSQEEGMEGARDLADKMQAQGLGKVLDQFANGDNPEAHYTGTGPEIWRQTNGTITHFISSMGTTGTIMGVSRYLKEQNPGVQIVGLQPMEGAAIPGIRRWPTEYLPKIYQADRVDRIVDMAQREAEDVTRRLAREEGIFCGVSSGGAVAAMLRLNQEVENAVMVAIICDRGDRYLSTGIYDAPN is encoded by the coding sequence ATGACATTGCAGTACCCAACTATCGCCGATTGCGTCGGCAACACTCCACTGGTGCGCTTGCAGCGCCTGGCTGGAAACACTACCAACACCTTGTTGCTCAAGCTCGAAGGGAACAACCCTGCAGGCTCGGTCAAGGACCGTCCGGCTCTGTCGATGATTGCCCGCGCCGAAGCGCGCGGCCAGATCCAGGCTGGCGATACCCTGATTGAAGCCACCTCGGGCAATACCGGGATTGCCCTGGCCATGGCCGCGGCGATCAAGGGCTACAAGATGATCCTGATCATGCCCGACAATTCCAGCGCCGAGCGCAAGGCTGCCATGACCGCCTACGGTGCCGAGCTGATCCTGGTCAGTCAGGAAGAGGGCATGGAAGGCGCCCGCGACCTGGCCGACAAGATGCAGGCCCAGGGCCTGGGCAAGGTGCTCGACCAGTTTGCCAACGGTGACAACCCCGAGGCTCACTACACCGGTACGGGCCCGGAAATCTGGCGTCAGACCAACGGTACCATCACCCACTTCATCAGTTCGATGGGTACTACCGGTACCATCATGGGCGTGTCGCGCTACCTCAAGGAGCAAAACCCGGGCGTGCAGATCGTCGGTTTGCAGCCGATGGAAGGCGCTGCCATTCCGGGCATCCGCCGCTGGCCGACCGAGTACTTGCCCAAGATCTACCAGGCCGACCGCGTAGACCGCATCGTCGACATGGCCCAGCGCGAAGCCGAAGACGTCACCCGCCGACTGGCCCGTGAAGAAGGCATTTTCTGTGGTGTGTCCTCGGGCGGGGCGGTGGCAGCGATGCTGCGCCTGAACCAGGAAGTCGAAAACGCGGTGATGGTCGCGATCATTTGTGACCGAGGCGACCGTTATCTGTCGACCGGCATTTACGATGCGCCCAACTGA
- the rlmD gene encoding 23S rRNA (uracil(1939)-C(5))-methyltransferase RlmD codes for MAKQERGLRFQPAGGTKAAQVPAGKKQRLNIERLANDGRGIAFIEGRTWFVSGALAGEEVEARVLGAHGKVVEARTERVFKASEIRRQAPCAHAGKCGGCSVQHLPHEEQLALKQRMLAEQLSRVAGVEPQEWAAPLTGPEFGYRRRARIAVRWDARAKHLDVGFRAAGSQDIVAIDHCLVLVQALQPIMTGLPAMLRQLGNPKALGHVELFSGSAIAVLLRHMAPLSAADMQVLEAFCITHNAQLWLHGEGEPQPVDLTRALGYRLETWDLQLAYRPGDFVQVNAGVNEAMVAQAIKWLAPQADERILDLFCGLGNFALPLAQKAREVVAVEGVATMVERAAQNAVSNSLHNAVFFQADLSQPLVDATWAKAGFSAVLLDPPRDGAYEVVRKLSGLGAKRLVYVSCNPATLARDTVELIKQGYRLKRAAILDMFPQTAHVEAMALFEAD; via the coding sequence ATGGCCAAGCAAGAGAGAGGCCTGCGCTTCCAGCCTGCTGGCGGCACCAAGGCTGCGCAAGTGCCTGCGGGCAAGAAACAGCGTTTGAATATCGAGCGCCTGGCCAACGACGGCCGCGGTATTGCCTTTATTGAAGGGCGTACCTGGTTTGTTTCGGGGGCTCTGGCCGGTGAAGAAGTCGAAGCCCGGGTGCTGGGTGCCCATGGCAAGGTCGTTGAAGCCCGTACCGAGCGTGTTTTCAAGGCCAGCGAGATCCGTCGCCAGGCACCCTGTGCCCATGCGGGCAAGTGCGGCGGCTGCAGCGTGCAGCATTTGCCCCATGAAGAGCAGCTTGCACTGAAACAGCGCATGCTCGCCGAGCAACTGTCCCGCGTGGCCGGTGTCGAACCTCAAGAGTGGGCAGCGCCGCTGACCGGTCCCGAGTTTGGCTACCGCCGCCGGGCACGTATCGCCGTGCGCTGGGATGCGCGGGCCAAGCACCTGGACGTGGGTTTCCGTGCTGCTGGCAGCCAGGACATCGTCGCCATCGATCACTGTTTGGTTCTGGTACAGGCTTTGCAACCTATCATGACCGGGCTGCCCGCCATGTTGCGTCAACTGGGCAACCCCAAGGCACTGGGCCACGTGGAGTTGTTCAGTGGTTCGGCGATTGCGGTTTTGCTGCGCCATATGGCGCCGCTGAGCGCTGCCGACATGCAGGTCCTTGAGGCATTTTGCATTACCCATAACGCCCAATTGTGGCTGCATGGCGAAGGCGAGCCACAGCCGGTCGATTTGACCCGGGCCTTGGGCTATCGTCTGGAAACATGGGATTTGCAGCTGGCGTATCGCCCCGGGGATTTTGTCCAGGTCAATGCCGGCGTCAACGAAGCCATGGTGGCTCAAGCCATAAAGTGGCTTGCGCCACAAGCTGACGAACGGATTCTTGACTTGTTCTGTGGGCTGGGTAACTTCGCATTACCACTGGCACAAAAAGCGCGTGAAGTCGTGGCTGTTGAAGGTGTTGCGACCATGGTCGAACGCGCCGCGCAAAACGCGGTCAGTAACAGCCTGCATAATGCAGTGTTTTTTCAGGCCGACCTGTCACAGCCGCTGGTGGATGCAACCTGGGCCAAAGCCGGCTTCAGTGCCGTACTGCTTGATCCGCCTCGCGACGGCGCTTATGAAGTGGTACGAAAGTTGTCTGGCCTGGGTGCCAAACGTTTGGTGTATGTGTCGTGCAACCCGGCCACTCTGGCGCGCGACACGGTTGAACTGATTAAACAGGGTTACCGGTTAAAACGTGCCGCAATCCTCGACATGTTCCCGCAAACAGCGCATGTCGAGGCGATGGCGTTATTTGAAGCAGACTAG
- the relA gene encoding GTP diphosphokinase, which produces MVQVRAHQPINTDGSLNLEAWLDHAVSVDVALDREALKEACEFAREAEQQANAAKNLWAEGTSSFRTGLEIAEILADLKLDQDSLVAAILYRCVREGQVLLPAVSQRFGPVVAKLIDGVLRMAAISASLSPRQSMVLGTQGQVENLRKMLVAMVDDVRVALIKLAERTCAIRAVKNAPDEKRNRVAREVFDIYAPLAHRLGIGHIKWELEDLSFRYLEPEQYKQIATLLHERRLDRERFISDVMNQLRTELEATGVTDADISGRAKHIYSIWRKMQRKGLAFSQIYDVRAVRVLVPEMRDCYTALGIVHTLWRHIPKEFDDYIANPKENGYRSLHTAVIGPEGKVLEVQIRTHAMHEEAELGVCAHWRYKGTDVKAGSNQYEEKISWLRQVLEWHEELGDIGGLADQLRVDIEPDRVYIFTPDGHAIDLPKGATPLDFAYRVHTEIGHNCRGAKINGRIVPLNYSLQTGEQVEIITSKHGTPSRDWLNPNLGYVTTSRARAKIVHWFKLQARDQNVAAGKTMLERELGRLGLPAVDYEKLADKANMRTAEDMYAALGAGDLRLAQLINLAQQQVEPERGSEQMELIPRKATGYKPGKRGDIQIEGVGNLLTQMAGCCQPLPGDAIVGYITQGRGVSIHRQDCASVLQLGSREPERMIQVNWGPIPVSTYPVDIEIRAYDRSGLLRDVSQVLLNERINVLAVNTRSNKENNTALMTLTIEIPGLDALGRLLGRISQLPNIIETRRIGRSEPR; this is translated from the coding sequence ATGGTACAGGTCAGAGCACACCAGCCGATCAACACCGACGGCAGTCTCAACCTCGAGGCATGGCTGGATCATGCGGTGAGTGTCGATGTGGCGCTGGACCGTGAAGCCTTGAAAGAAGCGTGTGAGTTTGCACGCGAGGCCGAGCAGCAAGCCAATGCGGCGAAAAACCTGTGGGCCGAGGGCACCTCAAGCTTTCGTACCGGGTTGGAAATCGCCGAGATATTGGCCGATCTGAAACTGGATCAGGATTCCCTGGTTGCCGCGATTCTCTATCGTTGCGTGCGCGAAGGGCAGGTGCTGTTGCCTGCCGTCAGCCAGCGCTTCGGTCCGGTGGTGGCCAAACTGATTGATGGTGTACTGCGCATGGCGGCCATCAGTGCCAGCCTCAGCCCCCGTCAATCGATGGTGCTGGGCACCCAGGGCCAGGTCGAAAACCTGCGCAAGATGCTGGTTGCCATGGTTGATGACGTGCGCGTGGCACTGATCAAGCTGGCTGAACGTACCTGCGCGATTCGCGCAGTCAAAAATGCCCCGGACGAGAAGCGCAACCGCGTCGCCCGCGAGGTGTTCGATATTTATGCGCCATTGGCGCACCGCCTGGGCATCGGCCACATCAAGTGGGAGCTGGAGGACCTGTCCTTCCGCTATCTGGAGCCCGAGCAGTACAAGCAAATCGCCACCTTGCTGCATGAGCGCCGCCTCGATCGAGAGCGCTTTATCAGCGATGTGATGAACCAGTTGCGTACCGAGCTGGAAGCCACCGGCGTGACCGACGCCGACATCAGCGGCCGGGCCAAGCACATCTACTCGATCTGGCGCAAAATGCAGCGCAAGGGCCTGGCCTTCAGCCAGATCTATGACGTGCGTGCCGTACGGGTACTGGTGCCGGAAATGCGCGACTGCTATACCGCGCTGGGCATCGTCCACACCCTGTGGCGACATATTCCCAAGGAGTTTGACGACTATATCGCCAACCCCAAGGAGAACGGCTACCGCTCGCTGCATACTGCCGTGATCGGGCCTGAAGGCAAGGTCCTGGAAGTGCAGATTCGCACCCATGCCATGCACGAAGAGGCCGAGCTGGGGGTTTGCGCGCACTGGCGCTACAAGGGCACTGACGTCAAGGCCGGGTCCAACCAGTACGAAGAGAAAATCTCGTGGCTGCGCCAGGTGCTGGAGTGGCACGAAGAACTGGGCGATATCGGTGGCCTGGCCGATCAGCTGCGCGTCGATATCGAGCCGGACCGGGTGTATATCTTCACCCCTGACGGGCATGCCATCGACCTGCCCAAGGGGGCGACGCCGCTGGACTTTGCCTACCGGGTTCACACCGAGATCGGCCACAACTGCCGTGGTGCCAAGATCAACGGGCGCATCGTGCCGCTCAACTACAGCCTGCAGACCGGTGAGCAGGTCGAGATCATCACCAGCAAGCATGGCACACCGAGCCGCGACTGGCTGAACCCGAACCTGGGCTATGTCACCACCTCGCGGGCGCGGGCGAAAATCGTCCACTGGTTCAAGTTGCAGGCGCGCGATCAGAACGTCGCAGCCGGCAAAACCATGCTCGAGCGCGAACTCGGCCGTTTGGGCCTGCCGGCGGTGGATTACGAGAAGCTCGCCGACAAGGCCAACATGCGAACCGCCGAGGACATGTACGCGGCGCTCGGGGCTGGCGACTTGCGCCTGGCGCAGTTGATCAACCTGGCCCAGCAACAGGTCGAGCCTGAGCGCGGCAGCGAGCAGATGGAGCTGATCCCGCGTAAGGCCACGGGCTACAAGCCGGGCAAGCGTGGAGACATCCAGATCGAAGGCGTCGGCAACCTGCTGACCCAGATGGCCGGGTGCTGTCAGCCGCTGCCGGGGGATGCGATTGTCGGTTACATCACCCAGGGCCGTGGCGTCAGCATTCACCGCCAGGACTGCGCCTCGGTGCTGCAACTGGGCAGTCGTGAGCCGGAGCGGATGATTCAGGTCAACTGGGGGCCGATCCCGGTCTCGACCTATCCGGTGGATATCGAAATCCGCGCCTACGATCGTTCGGGCTTGTTGCGTGATGTGTCGCAGGTGTTGCTCAACGAACGGATCAACGTGCTGGCGGTCAACACCCGCTCGAACAAGGAAAACAACACCGCGTTGATGACCTTGACCATCGAGATCCCGGGGCTGGATGCGCTGGGGCGTTTACTGGGGCGGATCTCGCAACTGCCGAACATCATCGAAACCCGTCGGATCGGGCGTAGTGAGCCGCGCTGA
- the mazG gene encoding nucleoside triphosphate pyrophosphohydrolase, with the protein MYNLDDLLHLMARLRDPQYGCPWDIKQTYATIVPYTLEEAYEVADAIEQGDFEHLQGELGDLLFQVVYYSQLAREEGRFEFAGVIDSITRKLIRRHPHVFPTGDLYAPLDVPRLSEEQVKVRWDEIKAEERAEKSTAPEQLSLLDDVPVALPALSRAAKLQKRAAQVGFDWPAALPVLDKVREELDEVLEAMADNDSAAIHDEIGDLLFSVVNLARHLKVDPETALRGANAKFDRRFRFIEQALRDTLRPIESCTLEDLDALWGEAKRQEKNLPSCG; encoded by the coding sequence ATGTACAACCTCGACGACCTGCTGCACCTCATGGCCCGCCTGCGTGACCCGCAGTACGGCTGCCCGTGGGATATCAAGCAAACGTACGCCACTATCGTGCCTTATACCCTCGAAGAGGCCTACGAGGTCGCTGACGCCATTGAGCAGGGTGACTTCGAGCACCTGCAGGGCGAACTCGGCGATTTGCTGTTTCAAGTGGTGTATTACAGCCAGCTGGCTCGGGAAGAAGGCCGTTTCGAGTTTGCCGGGGTGATCGACAGCATTACCCGCAAGCTGATCCGCCGTCACCCCCATGTCTTTCCCACCGGTGACCTGTATGCGCCGCTGGATGTGCCGCGCTTGAGCGAAGAACAGGTCAAGGTACGCTGGGATGAGATCAAGGCCGAGGAGCGCGCAGAAAAGTCTACCGCCCCCGAGCAGTTGTCCTTGCTTGACGATGTGCCCGTCGCCTTGCCTGCCCTGTCCCGCGCCGCCAAGCTGCAAAAGCGCGCCGCCCAGGTCGGTTTTGACTGGCCAGCGGCATTGCCGGTGCTGGACAAGGTGCGTGAAGAGCTGGATGAAGTGCTGGAGGCCATGGCCGACAACGATTCGGCGGCCATTCATGACGAAATCGGCGACCTGCTGTTTTCCGTGGTCAACCTGGCCCGTCATCTTAAAGTGGACCCGGAAACCGCCTTGCGTGGTGCCAATGCAAAATTTGATCGACGTTTCCGGTTTATCGAGCAGGCATTGCGCGATACCCTGCGTCCCATTGAAAGTTGCACCCTTGAAGACCTGGACGCCCTGTGGGGTGAAGCCAAGCGCCAGGAAAAGAATTTGCCCAGCTGCGGCTGA
- a CDS encoding DUF2058 domain-containing protein yields the protein MSISLRDQLLKAGLVNEKQAKQAGKEKQKQQRLAHKGQIELDDTQQRLAAEAKAEKVKRDQELNRQQQEKVEQKARAAQIKQLIEVSRLPKLTTEDYYNFVDDKKVKRLSVNTLMRNKLANGSLAIVQHQGGYEVIPREAALKIQERDPRRIVQLNILVEPKTPEEDDPYAAYQIPDDLMW from the coding sequence ATGAGCATTTCCCTACGCGACCAGTTGCTCAAAGCCGGACTGGTCAACGAGAAGCAGGCCAAGCAGGCCGGCAAAGAAAAACAGAAACAACAGCGTCTGGCCCACAAAGGCCAGATCGAACTGGACGACACCCAGCAGCGTCTGGCTGCCGAAGCCAAGGCCGAGAAGGTCAAGCGCGACCAGGAACTGAACCGCCAGCAGCAGGAGAAGGTCGAGCAAAAAGCCCGTGCTGCGCAGATCAAGCAATTGATCGAAGTATCACGTCTGCCCAAGCTGACCACTGAGGACTACTACAACTTCGTTGATGACAAAAAGGTCAAGCGCCTGTCGGTCAACACCCTGATGCGCAACAAGCTGGCCAATGGCTCGCTGGCGATCGTGCAGCACCAGGGCGGCTACGAAGTCATCCCCCGTGAAGCTGCACTGAAGATCCAGGAGCGCGATCCGCGCCGGATCGTGCAGCTGAATATCCTGGTTGAGCCGAAAACCCCGGAAGAAGACGATCCGTACGCGGCCTATCAGATCCCTGATGACCTGATGTGGTAG
- a CDS encoding DUF3108 domain-containing protein, giving the protein MRRALLLALSLLAIPAVQAADLQPFKASYTADWKQLPMSGSAERSLTKGDNGIWTLNFKASMLVASLNEESTLKIEKNTLIPLTYHFERGGLGKAKKIDLDFDWAAKMVTGTDQGDAVKVPLLSGMLDKSTYQLALQRDVEAGKKSMSYQVVDGNDVDTYDFRVIGPEVVETKAGKVDAIKVERVRDPTQNKRITEMWFAKNWGSLLVKLRQVEKDGKEYNIMLLDGTVDGKTVKGN; this is encoded by the coding sequence ATGCGTCGTGCCCTGCTTCTCGCCCTTAGCCTGCTGGCTATTCCAGCAGTCCAAGCGGCCGATCTTCAGCCTTTCAAGGCCAGCTACACCGCAGACTGGAAACAGCTGCCCATGAGCGGTTCTGCCGAGCGCAGCCTGACCAAGGGTGACAATGGTATCTGGACCTTGAATTTCAAGGCTTCAATGCTGGTAGCCAGCCTGAACGAAGAAAGCACCCTCAAAATCGAGAAAAACACGCTGATCCCGCTGACCTACCACTTTGAACGTGGCGGCCTGGGAAAAGCCAAGAAGATCGATCTGGATTTCGACTGGGCGGCCAAGATGGTCACCGGCACCGATCAGGGCGACGCTGTCAAAGTACCCTTGCTCAGCGGCATGCTCGACAAGTCCACCTACCAGCTGGCACTGCAGCGTGACGTAGAAGCCGGCAAAAAGTCCATGAGCTACCAGGTGGTTGATGGCAATGACGTCGACACCTATGACTTTCGCGTGATCGGCCCTGAAGTGGTTGAAACCAAGGCTGGCAAGGTCGACGCAATCAAGGTTGAGCGCGTACGCGACCCGACACAGAACAAGCGCATCACTGAAATGTGGTTCGCCAAGAACTGGGGTTCGCTGCTGGTCAAACTGCGCCAGGTCGAAAAAGACGGCAAGGAATACAACATCATGCTGCTGGACGGCACGGTGGATGGCAAAACGGTCAAGGGCAACTAA
- the purN gene encoding phosphoribosylglycinamide formyltransferase has product MPDTCDVVVLLSGTGSNLQALIDSDDVKASPASIRAVISNRADAYGLQRAKDAGIDTRVLDHKAFEGREAFDAALIKVIDEFKPKLVVLAGFMRILSAEFVRHYQGRLLNIHPSLLPKYKGLHTHQRALEAGDGEHGCSVHFVTEELDGGPLVVQAVIPVESDDSPHSLAQRVHAQEHRIYPLAVRWFAEGRLSLDERGALLDGQLLAASGHLIRT; this is encoded by the coding sequence ATGCCTGATACCTGTGATGTAGTGGTGCTGCTTTCCGGCACCGGCAGCAACTTGCAGGCCTTGATCGACAGCGATGACGTCAAGGCCAGCCCGGCATCAATCCGCGCGGTGATCTCCAACCGCGCAGATGCCTACGGCCTGCAACGCGCCAAAGACGCGGGTATCGATACCCGCGTACTGGATCACAAGGCATTCGAGGGCCGCGAGGCCTTCGATGCTGCATTGATCAAAGTCATCGACGAATTCAAACCGAAACTGGTGGTTCTGGCCGGGTTCATGCGCATTCTCAGCGCAGAATTCGTGCGTCACTATCAGGGTCGCCTGCTGAATATCCACCCTTCCCTGCTCCCCAAATACAAGGGCTTGCACACGCACCAGCGGGCGCTGGAAGCAGGAGACGGTGAGCACGGCTGCAGCGTGCACTTTGTGACCGAGGAACTCGACGGCGGACCTCTGGTCGTACAGGCAGTGATACCGGTAGAGTCCGATGACTCGCCACATAGCCTGGCGCAACGGGTTCACGCCCAGGAACACCGGATTTATCCGCTTGCAGTGCGCTGGTTTGCCGAAGGTCGCTTGTCACTTGACGAGCGAGGCGCATTATTGGACGGTCAATTACTTGCGGCCAGCGGCCACTTGATACGAACCTAG
- the purM gene encoding phosphoribosylformylglycinamidine cyclo-ligase, with translation MSKQPSLSYKDAGVDIDAGEALVERIKSVAKRTARPEVMGGLGGFGALCEIPAGYKQPVLVSGTDGVGTKLRLALNLNKHDSIGIDLVAMCVNDLIVCGAEPLFFLDYYATGKLNVETATQVVTGIGAGCELSGCSLVGGETAEMPGMYEGEDYDLAGFCVGVVEKSEIIDGSKVAAGDALLALPSSGPHSNGYSLIRKIIEVSGADIENIQLDGKPLTDLLMAPTRIYVKPLLKLIKETGVVKAMAHITGGGLLDNIPRVLPKGAQAVVDVASWQRPAVFDWLQEKGNVDEHEMHRVLNCGVGMVICVAQADVETALNVLREAGEQPWVIGQIATAAEGAAQVELQNIKAH, from the coding sequence ATGAGCAAGCAACCATCCCTGAGCTACAAAGACGCCGGTGTAGACATCGACGCCGGTGAAGCATTGGTCGAACGCATCAAGAGCGTGGCCAAGCGCACTGCACGCCCGGAAGTGATGGGCGGCCTCGGCGGTTTTGGCGCCCTCTGCGAAATTCCGGCTGGCTACAAGCAGCCTGTTCTGGTTTCCGGCACTGACGGCGTCGGCACCAAGCTGCGCCTGGCCCTGAACCTGAACAAGCACGACAGCATCGGTATCGACCTGGTTGCCATGTGCGTCAACGACCTGATCGTATGCGGCGCCGAGCCTCTGTTCTTCCTTGACTACTACGCCACCGGCAAGCTCAACGTTGAAACCGCGACCCAGGTGGTGACCGGTATCGGCGCTGGCTGCGAACTGTCCGGTTGCTCGCTGGTTGGCGGCGAAACCGCTGAAATGCCAGGCATGTACGAAGGCGAAGACTACGACCTGGCCGGCTTCTGCGTTGGCGTTGTAGAAAAATCCGAGATCATCGACGGTTCCAAGGTCGCTGCCGGCGACGCCCTGCTCGCCTTGCCGTCCTCGGGCCCGCACTCCAACGGCTACTCGCTGATCCGCAAGATCATCGAAGTGTCGGGTGCCGACATCGAAAACATCCAGCTCGACGGCAAGCCACTGACCGACCTGCTGATGGCGCCGACCCGCATCTACGTCAAGCCGCTGCTCAAGCTGATCAAGGAAACCGGCGTAGTCAAGGCCATGGCCCACATCACCGGTGGCGGCCTGCTCGACAACATCCCGCGCGTACTGCCAAAAGGTGCACAAGCGGTGGTTGACGTTGCCAGCTGGCAGCGCCCTGCCGTCTTCGACTGGCTGCAGGAAAAAGGCAACGTGGACGAGCACGAAATGCACCGCGTGCTGAACTGCGGCGTTGGCATGGTCATCTGCGTAGCTCAGGCTGACGTTGAAACTGCGCTGAACGTACTGCGTGAAGCGGGCGAGCAGCCTTGGGTCATCGGTCAGATCGCAACCGCCGCTGAAGGCGCTGCGCAAGTTGAGCTGCAAAACATCAAGGCGCACTAA